One part of the Streptomyces sp. NBC_00286 genome encodes these proteins:
- the rplW gene encoding 50S ribosomal protein L23, with product MAIRHPSIASKAAKKAKEARVKKARRHATEGKNTVETPLSKSYTDPRDVLIKPVVSEKSYALLDENKYTFIVDPRANKTQIKEAVQSVFSVKVTGVNTINRQGKRKRTRTGFGKRADTKRAIVTLAEGDRIDIFGQAS from the coding sequence ATGGCTATCCGTCACCCCTCCATCGCCTCGAAGGCCGCCAAGAAGGCCAAGGAGGCGCGCGTCAAGAAGGCGCGTCGCCACGCCACCGAGGGCAAGAACACCGTCGAGACTCCGCTGAGCAAGTCGTACACGGACCCCCGTGACGTACTGATCAAGCCGGTCGTCTCCGAGAAGAGCTACGCGCTTCTCGACGAGAACAAGTACACGTTCATCGTCGACCCGCGCGCCAACAAGACCCAGATCAAGGAGGCCGTGCAGTCGGTCTTCTCGGTCAAGGTCACCGGGGTCAACACGATCAACCGCCAGGGCAAGCGCAAGCGGACCCGCACTGGTTTCGGCAAGCGTGCCGACACCAAGCGCGCGATCGTGACCCTTGCAGAGGGCGACCGTATCGACATCTTCGGCCAGGCCTCCTAA